The region CCGGATTGCTGGCTGTCAGTGCCCGGTGTCCCTCGGCTCCGTAGGTGGTGATATTGGATTCAACCATGACGGCTACCCGTCCGGTGTTGACCTTTTCCTTGACCGCATCCTGGGTTTGCTGAAGTGCGTCCTGCGTAATCAGCCGTTCACGGTACAGCTTATTGATGTACAGCACCATCTCCTCGTAAGCAGGATCATCCAGAATCGATGACAGCTTGTCGCCGTCCGGGTAGCCCATAAGTGTAACGAACTTGCTGGTAGAGTTCTCCTTGAAGCCGCCATACATAATTTCCAGACCGGCCCCCTTCTCCCCAACCTCCAGAGGGACTACATCCGGGTACTTCTCTTGCACCTTTAGCAAATATTGATATAAGTCATCGAAGGTCTCCAGCGCCGGCCGGCCGAGTGCGTTATAAATATCCTTATTCACCATCCACCCGCCGTTGCCGAATTGACCCGAGGTGTACCAGTTCGGGATTTGATAGATTTTCCCGTCATCGGAACGGAGCAGATTCAGCGTCGATTCCTTCACATATTTCTTGAAGTTCGGATACTTCTCATAGTAATCATCCAGGGCAACGAGCTGCCCCGCCTGCACCAGCCGTTCCACGGAGGACCCCCGGTCTGTAAAAATGACATCCGGCAAATCGCCGCCGACGATCATCGTGTTCAACTTTTCTCCGGCCGCTCCTCCCGACTGGATCGGTTCAACCGTAACCTTGCGGTTCTCCTGAATCCACTTCGTCGCCTCATTCTCCCCCCATGGTGATGTCGTAAGCCAGTCGTAGTTCCCATAGAAGCTGAAGGTCACGGGCTTGATCCCGCTGCCGTCATCTGTAGCGCCCCCGGTATCCAGATTGGTCTGTGAAGTGTCGGAATTCCCCCCTCCGCTACAGGCAGCGAGCAGAAGCACCAGCGAAGTCAGCAACAGAGCTACCCATGTCAGGCGTTTGCGCATTCTTTTTCCTTCTTTCTACGTAAGATGGAGACTGCTATTCTTTCAATGAACCGACCATTACACCCTTAACAAAGTACTTCTGGAGAAAAGGGTAGGTCAGGATAATCGGAATCGTAGCGATCATCATCGTAGCCATAGTCAGTGACTTCGTGGTAATCGTCCGATTCCGGTTCATATGATCCAGTGCGATCGCATTCGAGGAGCCAATCTGGGTCATGATGTTGGAGTTCATCACCTGCCGCAGCAGGGTCTGTATAGGAAGCAAGTGATCCTCAGTAATATAGATCGCTCCCGTAAACCAGTCGTTCCAATACCCTACTGCGGTGAACAAAGCTATCGTAGCCAGTACCGGGCCGGAGACGGGAATCACGATCCGGAAGAAAATGCCGTAGTTGCTGCTGCCGTCGATTTTGGCGGATTCCTCCAGCCCCTCCGGCAAAGCGCTAAAGAAGGTGCGGATGACAATCATGTTCCAGACGCTGATGATGCCGGGGATAATCAACACCCAAAAGGTATCCAGCATCCCCAAAGAACGGATGAGTAAATAACTGGGGATAAGCCCTCCGCTGAAGAACATCGTGATCATGAAGAACACCATGTATTGTTTGCGGAATACCAAGGTCTTCTTGGACATTCCGTAAGCTAACAGAGCCGTGAAGAAGACGGATAATGCCGTGCCGCAGAGCGTTCTGAGAATGGTGATCCAAAAAGAATTCAGCAGGCGGTCATCCTGAAACACAATATAATAATTTTCCAGCGTAAATGCTCTCGGCCACAGGGTCACACCACCGAGCGCCGTATCGCTCCCCAGATTAAGGGAGATGACAAGCGCATTCCAAAACGGGTATAGCATAAGCAGCGACAGCAGGACCAAAAGGATATAAATACTCCGCTGCATCACTTTGTCGCCCAGGCTTAGTCTCATTGTTCACCCCTCCTAAAAAGGTTTATGGAGTATTACTTACAGCCGGTACCTCGCAATAAAACTTGCACCCGTAAGCATTCGCTATGAGCAGCGGCTACCAGAGACTGACGTCTGCCCGGCGGGCGATTTTGTTGGCTGTCACCAGCAGAATGACGCTGATCACCGCTTTGAACAGCCCTACCGCTGTCGCATAAGAGAATCTGGCATTGAGTATCCCAACACGGTACACATAGGTGTCGATCACATCGGAGTAAGGGCGCAGCACCGGATTGGTTGCGAGCAGCAGAATGTCCTCGAAGCCCGCACTGAGCAGACCGCCGATGGCAAGAATCATAAAGATGACGATAATGGGGGTAATGCTGGGGAGTGTAATCAGGTGAATTTGTTTAAACCGGCTTGCTCCGTCTATGGATGCAGCCTCATACAGGGTCGGATCAATGCCGGCAATCGCAGCCAGATAGACAATGCTTCCGAAGCCGACCTCCTTCCACACATTTACACTTACCAGAATGGACCAGAAGTATCTGGGTACCGCCAGGAAGTTAACCGGCTCCTGGACCAGATTGAACCGCTCCAGCAGATAGTTCACCGTTCCGTTATCAACGGACAACAGCGAGAATACGAAACCGGATACAATAACCCAGGACAGGAAATACGGCAAGTAGCTGACGGTCTGGATCACGCGCTTGAAGCCCATATGCCCGACTTCATTCAGCATCAGCGCAAGCAGAATCGGGGCAGGAAAGCAGATAATCAATTTAAGCAGGCTAAT is a window of Paenibacillus sp. FSL H3-0469 DNA encoding:
- a CDS encoding carbohydrate ABC transporter permease; this translates as MRLSLGDKVMQRSIYILLVLLSLLMLYPFWNALVISLNLGSDTALGGVTLWPRAFTLENYYIVFQDDRLLNSFWITILRTLCGTALSVFFTALLAYGMSKKTLVFRKQYMVFFMITMFFSGGLIPSYLLIRSLGMLDTFWVLIIPGIISVWNMIVIRTFFSALPEGLEESAKIDGSSNYGIFFRIVIPVSGPVLATIALFTAVGYWNDWFTGAIYITEDHLLPIQTLLRQVMNSNIMTQIGSSNAIALDHMNRNRTITTKSLTMATMMIATIPIILTYPFLQKYFVKGVMVGSLKE
- a CDS encoding ABC transporter permease subunit, with product MNTAKKPSRWKEFNSQLDLQSMVWPGIIFVFIFSYIPMYGVVMAFQQYDIFGGMMNSPWVGLRQFSMFFEAPEFWNVMRNTLVISLLKLIICFPAPILLALMLNEVGHMGFKRVIQTVSYLPYFLSWVIVSGFVFSLLSVDNGTVNYLLERFNLVQEPVNFLAVPRYFWSILVSVNVWKEVGFGSIVYLAAIAGIDPTLYEAASIDGASRFKQIHLITLPSITPIIVIFMILAIGGLLSAGFEDILLLATNPVLRPYSDVIDTYVYRVGILNARFSYATAVGLFKAVISVILLVTANKIARRADVSLW
- a CDS encoding extracellular solute-binding protein, which codes for MRKRLTWVALLLTSLVLLLAACSGGGNSDTSQTNLDTGGATDDGSGIKPVTFSFYGNYDWLTTSPWGENEATKWIQENRKVTVEPIQSGGAAGEKLNTMIVGGDLPDVIFTDRGSSVERLVQAGQLVALDDYYEKYPNFKKYVKESTLNLLRSDDGKIYQIPNWYTSGQFGNGGWMVNKDIYNALGRPALETFDDLYQYLLKVQEKYPDVVPLEVGEKGAGLEIMYGGFKENSTSKFVTLMGYPDGDKLSSILDDPAYEEMVLYINKLYRERLITQDALQQTQDAVKEKVNTGRVAVMVESNITTYGAEGHRALTASNPDSGYEIIWPVHKAGIDKTKVFVSGFETLGWNVSVITKQAKDPEAIFAYFDWITGPEGQKVLFFGPKGLYWDEEDAAGAPIPNEKYKTTPANERTDTMRKFEDFNWAGNTTFIDTAKMSLEALLSANQKSWETVAQSTVTWKTALDITQFVNTDPLPDTETGIIAQNIADIYTLAYAQMVQAKSDEEVLAALDTARKNTEKAGLDKLLAFRTEKWQENVKKINATK